One window from the genome of Pseudomonas frederiksbergensis encodes:
- a CDS encoding 4-oxalomesaconate tautomerase: protein MQRIPCVLMRGGTSKGPVFLAWDLPAAIPERDELLLSLMGSGHELEIDGIGGGSPQTSKVAIVSPSLHPEADVDYLFVQVMVSQRRVDTAPNCGNMLCAVGPFAIEQGLVKATGELTRVRIRNLNTGTFVNAEVQTPQGKVSYEGDTAIDGVPGTAAPVQLTFLDAAGSKTGKLFPTGQPIDWIDGIPVTCIDMAMPMLIVEAGQLGKRGDESPAELDADPVFLQRLESLRLKAGLAMGLGDVSDKVIPKPVLVSAPKCGGTIQVRYFMPHNCHRALAITGSIGLATACVTDGSVAANLLGGVSEPRLQRVRIEHPSGGIDVVLSYTGEKGETIRASVVRTARRLFSGFVYATVPQRLAG from the coding sequence ATGCAACGAATTCCTTGTGTACTCATGCGCGGTGGCACGTCCAAAGGTCCGGTTTTCCTTGCCTGGGATTTGCCCGCTGCGATCCCCGAACGTGACGAGTTGCTGCTCAGCCTGATGGGGTCCGGCCATGAGCTGGAAATCGACGGGATCGGCGGCGGCAGCCCGCAGACCAGCAAAGTGGCGATTGTCAGCCCATCGCTGCACCCGGAAGCCGACGTGGATTACTTGTTTGTGCAAGTCATGGTGTCCCAGCGCCGGGTCGACACTGCCCCCAACTGCGGCAACATGCTCTGTGCGGTGGGCCCGTTCGCGATCGAGCAAGGGCTGGTCAAGGCAACAGGCGAGCTGACCCGCGTGCGGATCCGCAATCTCAATACCGGGACGTTCGTGAATGCCGAGGTACAGACGCCGCAGGGCAAGGTCAGCTACGAAGGCGACACCGCCATCGACGGTGTGCCGGGCACGGCGGCCCCAGTCCAGTTGACCTTTCTTGACGCAGCCGGCAGCAAGACCGGCAAACTTTTCCCCACCGGACAGCCCATCGACTGGATCGATGGCATCCCGGTAACTTGTATCGACATGGCCATGCCGATGCTGATTGTCGAGGCCGGCCAGCTCGGCAAGCGTGGCGACGAAAGCCCTGCCGAGCTCGACGCCGATCCAGTCTTCCTGCAGCGCCTGGAGTCCTTGCGCTTGAAGGCCGGGCTGGCGATGGGCCTGGGCGATGTCAGCGACAAAGTGATTCCCAAGCCGGTGCTGGTGTCGGCGCCCAAGTGTGGCGGGACTATCCAGGTGCGCTATTTCATGCCGCACAACTGTCATCGCGCCTTGGCGATCACCGGCTCCATCGGGTTGGCGACGGCCTGCGTGACCGACGGCAGCGTCGCGGCCAACCTGCTCGGTGGCGTCAGCGAACCACGCTTGCAGCGGGTACGCATCGAGCACCCCAGCGGCGGTATCGATGTCGTGTTGTCCTATACCGGCGAAAAGGGTGAGACCATCCGAGCCTCGGTAGTCCGTACCGCCCGCAGGCTCTTTTCAGGTTTCGTCTACGCCACGGTTCCCCAGCGCCTGGCCGGATGA
- a CDS encoding SDR family NAD(P)-dependent oxidoreductase: MPNANREHPVALISGVGSDIGIGMAIARRLGAAGARLIITASSARIAQRVEELRAEGFEVEGRPLDLTDETQVREFGLWAESAWGRIDILVNNAGMAMQGSPETFAEVAALDLGMWNLTLARNVTTAFLLTRAVLPGMQARSYGRIVNISSTTGTRCSNPGEAAYSAAKAAMVGMSMGLALEVARQGITVNCVAPGWIATGSTTTEEATAGHHTPMGRAGRPEEVAALVAFLASAESSYITGEVMVVDGGNCLVENKAPAS, encoded by the coding sequence ATGCCGAATGCAAACCGAGAACACCCCGTGGCGCTCATCAGTGGCGTAGGCAGCGATATAGGCATCGGCATGGCGATCGCCCGCAGGTTGGGCGCCGCTGGCGCCAGGCTGATCATTACCGCCAGCAGCGCCCGCATCGCTCAACGTGTCGAAGAGTTGCGAGCCGAAGGCTTCGAGGTCGAGGGCCGCCCCCTCGATCTCACGGATGAAACCCAAGTGCGTGAGTTTGGTTTGTGGGCCGAGTCCGCCTGGGGCCGGATCGATATCCTGGTCAACAACGCAGGCATGGCCATGCAAGGCAGCCCGGAGACGTTTGCCGAGGTGGCAGCCCTGGACCTGGGTATGTGGAACCTGACGCTGGCTCGCAATGTGACAACGGCTTTCTTGCTCACCCGCGCGGTCCTGCCCGGTATGCAGGCGCGCAGTTACGGGCGAATCGTCAATATCAGCTCCACCACTGGCACTCGTTGCAGTAATCCCGGCGAGGCCGCCTATAGCGCTGCGAAGGCGGCCATGGTCGGTATGAGCATGGGCCTGGCACTTGAAGTAGCTCGCCAGGGAATTACGGTGAACTGCGTCGCGCCCGGCTGGATCGCCACCGGTTCAACCACCACCGAGGAGGCCACCGCCGGGCACCACACGCCGATGGGCCGTGCAGGGCGCCCCGAAGAAGTCGCCGCCCTCGTGGCGTTCCTGGCTTCTGCTGAAAGCAGCTACATCACCGGTGAAGTCATGGTGGTGGATGGCGGCAACTGCCTGGTCGAGAACAAGGCGCCAGCCAGTTGA
- a CDS encoding LysR family transcriptional regulator gives MEYELQDIRSFVKIAELGSFHEAADALHLSQPALSRRMKKLEEGLGTALLDRTTRKVSLTSVGRDFLPKARRLLDDFDDSILNIRELAERQIGRVTLACIPTAAFYFLPSVIRLYNERYPKIRIRLLDLSANEGLEAVLRGEADFGINMMSGQHPDIEFVPLVNEPFVLACRRDHELAGRSAVTWSELSDYRLIGVGRLSGNRMLLDHALSGLSWRPQWFYEVQHLSTSLGLVEAGLGVSAMPSLAMPAVDHPTLVSVPLIEPVVNRSLGLVYRRGASLSPAAEKFVSILLEQWPQ, from the coding sequence ATGGAATATGAACTTCAGGACATCCGATCTTTCGTCAAAATCGCCGAACTGGGCAGCTTCCATGAGGCAGCGGATGCGTTGCACCTTTCCCAGCCCGCCCTCAGCCGACGGATGAAAAAACTTGAAGAGGGATTGGGCACGGCCTTGCTCGACCGCACGACGCGAAAGGTCAGCCTGACCAGCGTCGGGCGTGATTTCCTACCCAAGGCGCGACGCCTGCTGGATGATTTCGACGATTCCATTCTCAATATTCGCGAACTGGCCGAGCGGCAGATCGGTCGGGTGACGTTGGCATGTATCCCGACGGCGGCGTTTTATTTCCTGCCCTCGGTGATCCGCCTCTATAACGAGCGCTACCCGAAGATCCGCATACGCCTGCTCGACCTCAGTGCCAACGAGGGGTTGGAAGCTGTGCTGCGTGGCGAAGCCGACTTCGGCATCAACATGATGAGCGGCCAGCACCCGGACATCGAGTTCGTGCCCCTGGTCAACGAACCCTTTGTGCTGGCCTGTCGACGGGACCATGAGCTCGCCGGACGCAGTGCCGTCACCTGGTCGGAGCTCAGCGATTATCGGCTGATCGGGGTCGGTCGTTTGAGCGGCAACCGCATGCTGCTCGACCACGCCTTGTCGGGCCTTAGCTGGCGCCCGCAGTGGTTCTACGAGGTGCAGCACCTCTCGACCTCGTTGGGCCTGGTCGAGGCTGGCCTCGGCGTCTCGGCGATGCCCAGCCTGGCGATGCCGGCGGTCGATCATCCGACGCTGGTCAGCGTGCCGCTGATCGAGCCTGTGGTAAACCGGTCGCTGGGCCTGGTCTATCGACGAGGCGCCTCCCTGTCTCCCGCTGCGGAAAAATTTGTCTCGATCCTGCTTGAGCAATGGCCCCAGTAG
- a CDS encoding OprD family porin, protein MSSYLIRGALFPILGLLPLANANAQGLVDDSKLKLQLRNVYFNENFRDEHGMSARGARTAKSERTEWAQGFLLDYQSGFTPGTVGFGVDALGLLGVRLDSGRGRSGTGLLPVHGDGRAADEFASAGMTAKVRVASTTIKYGTLLPKNPVLIYNDARLLPQTYQGAQVSSNDIDNLTLTGGRLKRFKLRDSSDSMPIVPDGYSGDQSGDFSYAGADYKLAKNLRLSYFYGELDNFYRQNFAGIQHDLPLGPGVLTSDLRYFHSADAGSAYGGKVDNDMLSGLLSYAVVGHTFNAGYQTLSGEGGLPYISGATVYSFSNVGIGKFIEEDEKTWMLGYGYDFARLGVPGLTFSTRYLSGNDGKSNSAVKEWERDAEVAYVVQQGTFKGLGVKLRNYVYRSDFSRGRDSNRVYVTYDIALW, encoded by the coding sequence ATGAGCAGTTACCTGATCCGCGGGGCTTTGTTTCCGATCCTTGGTCTTTTGCCGCTGGCCAACGCTAACGCACAAGGGTTGGTCGACGATAGCAAGCTCAAATTGCAGTTGCGCAACGTCTACTTCAACGAAAACTTTCGCGATGAACATGGCATGAGCGCTCGTGGCGCGCGGACCGCCAAGAGCGAACGCACCGAATGGGCCCAAGGGTTCCTGTTGGATTACCAATCGGGTTTCACGCCCGGCACCGTCGGTTTTGGCGTCGATGCACTGGGCTTGCTCGGGGTCAGGCTCGACTCCGGGCGCGGTCGCAGCGGCACTGGGCTGCTCCCGGTGCACGGCGACGGTCGTGCCGCCGACGAGTTTGCCAGCGCCGGCATGACCGCCAAGGTCCGGGTGGCAAGTACCACGATCAAGTACGGCACGTTGCTGCCGAAAAACCCAGTGCTGATCTACAACGATGCGCGGCTGTTGCCCCAGACCTACCAGGGGGCCCAGGTCAGCAGCAACGATATCGACAACCTCACCCTGACGGGCGGGCGCCTGAAGCGTTTCAAGCTGCGGGACTCAAGCGACAGCATGCCGATCGTGCCCGATGGCTATAGCGGCGACCAGTCAGGCGACTTCAGCTACGCCGGCGCCGATTACAAGCTGGCAAAGAATCTGCGCTTGAGCTACTTCTACGGTGAACTGGACAACTTCTACCGGCAGAACTTCGCCGGTATCCAACATGACCTGCCGCTCGGTCCTGGCGTGCTCACCAGTGACCTGCGCTACTTCCACAGCGCCGACGCGGGCTCGGCGTACGGCGGTAAGGTCGACAACGACATGCTCAGCGGCTTGCTGTCGTACGCCGTCGTCGGCCACACCTTCAACGCCGGTTACCAGACGCTCAGCGGGGAAGGGGGCTTGCCCTACATCAGCGGCGCCACGGTCTATTCCTTCAGCAACGTCGGGATCGGCAAGTTCATCGAGGAAGACGAGAAGACCTGGATGCTCGGTTACGGCTACGACTTTGCTCGCCTCGGCGTGCCTGGCCTGACGTTTTCCACCCGCTACCTCAGTGGCAACGACGGCAAATCCAACAGCGCCGTGAAGGAATGGGAGCGCGATGCCGAAGTCGCTTATGTCGTGCAGCAAGGCACGTTCAAGGGTTTGGGCGTGAAACTGCGCAACTATGTCTATCGCTCGGATTTTTCACGGGGGCGCGATAGCAACCGTGTCTACGTGACTTACGACATCGCGCTTTGGTAA
- a CDS encoding heavy metal response regulator transcription factor gives MRLLIVEDEEKTSSYVHRGLSELGYIVDVATNGIDGLHYALELDYDVVILDVMLPGKDGYGVLQGLRLHKKTPVIMLSARGTVDDRVRGLREGADDYLGKPFSFAELVARVQALIRRRADDAADPTHLRIDDLEVDLQARKVTRGGLRLDLTAKEFCLLSLLARHQGEILSKLMIAEQVWDMNFDSDANVVEVAIKRVRAKVDAPYPRKLLHTVRGMGYVLESREADDRQVGAL, from the coding sequence ATGCGCTTGCTGATTGTCGAGGACGAAGAAAAAACCTCCTCCTATGTCCACCGTGGCTTGAGCGAGCTCGGCTACATTGTCGATGTCGCGACCAACGGCATCGATGGCTTGCACTATGCCCTGGAGCTGGATTACGACGTGGTGATCCTCGATGTCATGTTGCCAGGCAAGGACGGCTACGGTGTATTGCAGGGCCTGCGCCTGCACAAGAAGACCCCGGTGATCATGTTGTCGGCCAGGGGCACGGTGGATGATCGCGTCAGGGGCTTGCGCGAGGGCGCCGATGACTACCTGGGCAAACCCTTTTCCTTTGCCGAGCTGGTGGCGCGCGTCCAGGCCTTGATCCGTCGCCGCGCCGATGACGCGGCCGACCCCACGCATTTGCGCATCGATGACCTGGAGGTCGACCTGCAGGCCCGCAAGGTGACCCGGGGCGGGCTTCGGCTGGACCTGACGGCCAAGGAGTTCTGCCTGTTGAGCCTGCTGGCGCGACACCAAGGGGAAATCCTTTCCAAATTGATGATTGCCGAACAGGTCTGGGACATGAACTTCGACAGCGACGCCAACGTGGTGGAAGTTGCGATCAAGCGCGTGCGCGCCAAGGTGGACGCGCCGTATCCGCGCAAGTTGCTGCATACCGTGCGGGGCATGGGTTATGTCCTGGAAAGCCGTGAAGCGGACGATAGGCAAGTCGGGGCGCTGTGA
- a CDS encoding CitMHS family transporter, translated as MLALLGLAMVVVFTFLIMTKRLSPIVALTIVPIVFAVIGGFGGTTGKMMLDGLKMVAPSAALLLFAILFFGLMIDAGLFDPLIRKILKRVNGDPMKIAVGTALLSLLVALDGDGTTTYMITCAAMLPLYKRIGMNPMILATVAMLSLSIMSGMTPWGGPATRAIAALGLDAGEYFVPLLPTMIGGAMWVVFTAFLLGRAERKRIGNIQLQSGGGDCYIKAILEDTPHKRPKLAYVNLLLVIAVMAALVMGLMHSAILFLIGFVLALVINYPQLDIQKERILAHSGNAMTVVLLVFAAGIFAGIFSGTKMVDALAQTLVDWIPPSWGHLFPLVVAITSMPLTFVLSNDAYYFGVVPILANAAAAYGIHPVEIARASILGQPVHLMSPLVASTLLLVGMVDRDLGDFQKATIKWAVLTSLVITALALLTGALTLFS; from the coding sequence ATGCTCGCTTTACTTGGCTTGGCCATGGTGGTGGTCTTCACCTTCCTGATAATGACAAAACGGCTGTCGCCGATCGTCGCCCTGACGATCGTGCCGATCGTCTTCGCAGTGATCGGCGGCTTCGGCGGTACCACCGGCAAGATGATGCTGGACGGGCTGAAGATGGTCGCACCGTCGGCGGCACTGCTGTTGTTCGCGATCCTGTTTTTCGGCCTGATGATCGACGCCGGCCTGTTCGACCCGCTGATCCGCAAGATCCTCAAGCGGGTCAATGGCGACCCGATGAAAATCGCCGTGGGCACCGCATTGCTGTCACTCCTCGTGGCCCTGGACGGTGACGGCACGACGACCTACATGATCACCTGCGCCGCGATGTTGCCGCTGTACAAGCGCATCGGAATGAACCCGATGATCCTGGCGACCGTCGCGATGCTGTCGCTGAGCATCATGAGCGGCATGACGCCTTGGGGCGGGCCGGCGACGCGGGCCATTGCGGCATTAGGCCTGGATGCCGGCGAATACTTCGTGCCGTTGCTGCCGACCATGATCGGTGGCGCGATGTGGGTGGTGTTCACCGCGTTCCTGCTGGGCCGCGCCGAACGCAAGCGTATCGGCAATATCCAGCTCCAGAGCGGTGGCGGTGATTGCTATATCAAGGCGATCCTCGAGGACACGCCGCACAAGCGTCCGAAACTGGCCTACGTCAATCTGTTGTTGGTGATCGCCGTGATGGCCGCGCTGGTGATGGGGCTCATGCACTCGGCGATCCTGTTCCTGATCGGTTTTGTCCTGGCGCTGGTGATCAACTATCCGCAACTGGACATCCAGAAGGAGCGCATCCTCGCCCATTCGGGCAACGCGATGACCGTGGTCTTGCTGGTATTCGCGGCGGGGATTTTCGCCGGGATATTCTCCGGTACGAAAATGGTCGATGCCCTGGCGCAAACCCTGGTCGACTGGATTCCGCCTTCCTGGGGCCATTTGTTCCCGCTGGTAGTAGCGATCACCAGCATGCCGCTGACGTTCGTATTGTCCAACGATGCCTACTACTTCGGGGTCGTGCCGATCCTTGCCAATGCCGCTGCCGCTTACGGGATTCATCCGGTCGAAATAGCCCGGGCGTCCATCCTCGGCCAGCCGGTGCACCTGATGAGCCCGCTGGTAGCCTCCACTTTGTTGCTGGTGGGCATGGTCGATCGCGACCTTGGTGACTTCCAGAAAGCCACCATTAAATGGGCCGTGCTCACCTCACTGGTGATTACCGCGCTGGCCTTGTTGACCGGGGCGCTGACCCTGTTTTCCTGA
- a CDS encoding alpha/beta hydrolase, producing the protein MPVAVASVACLALTLGCARQPSAADATVQPENFQAYAQASRALIEEKRLFQTEQRSDELAWNAPYEVRPDAPSDKAILLLHGLGDSPWSFVDIARDLAAQGYVVRVALLPGHGTKPADLIDVQLEEWQQLVEQQVALLRKEFAHVYLGGFSTGANLALAYAVKDPGIRGLVLFSPAFRSSESYDWAAPWLAHFKTWILAPDNSRPQQSPVRYHNVPTNGFAQFYRSSVAVRRLIENEDFDRPVAIVLTEQDSVVDVRYVRELFKRRFTHAASRLIWYGQGDGEVAQQRRILTRTDRIVEERISQFSHMGILFSPANPLYGRSGTLRFCRNSRNADEVARCEAGEDVWFSDWGYSEPGKIHARLTYNPYFEWQSGVIRGVLERAERGG; encoded by the coding sequence ATGCCGGTTGCCGTTGCCAGCGTGGCGTGCCTGGCGTTGACGCTTGGCTGCGCGAGGCAGCCCAGCGCGGCCGATGCCACGGTGCAGCCGGAGAATTTCCAGGCTTACGCCCAGGCTTCCCGTGCCCTGATTGAAGAAAAACGGCTGTTCCAAACCGAACAGCGCAGCGACGAACTGGCTTGGAATGCGCCTTATGAAGTACGTCCCGATGCGCCCTCCGACAAAGCCATTCTGCTGCTGCATGGCCTGGGAGATTCCCCTTGGTCCTTCGTCGACATCGCGCGGGACCTCGCGGCGCAAGGCTACGTGGTGCGCGTCGCGTTGCTGCCAGGGCACGGCACCAAACCGGCCGACCTGATCGATGTGCAACTGGAGGAATGGCAGCAGTTGGTCGAGCAGCAGGTCGCCTTGCTGCGCAAGGAGTTTGCGCACGTTTACCTGGGCGGGTTCTCCACCGGCGCCAATCTGGCGCTGGCCTATGCGGTCAAGGATCCGGGCATCAGGGGGCTGGTGCTGTTTTCACCGGCCTTTCGGTCAAGCGAATCCTACGATTGGGCCGCGCCTTGGCTGGCGCATTTCAAGACTTGGATCCTCGCGCCGGACAACTCCCGGCCACAGCAGTCGCCCGTGCGTTACCACAATGTGCCCACCAACGGTTTCGCCCAGTTCTACCGCAGCAGCGTCGCGGTTCGCCGGCTTATCGAGAACGAAGACTTCGACAGGCCGGTTGCCATTGTCCTGACTGAACAGGATTCCGTGGTCGACGTGCGCTACGTGCGGGAGCTGTTCAAACGGCGCTTCACCCATGCTGCGAGCCGGCTGATCTGGTACGGCCAGGGTGACGGGGAGGTTGCGCAGCAACGCCGCATCCTGACGCGTACCGACCGCATCGTTGAAGAGCGCATCAGCCAGTTCTCCCACATGGGCATCCTTTTCTCGCCAGCCAACCCGCTCTACGGTCGCTCAGGCACCCTGCGGTTCTGCCGCAACAGCCGCAACGCCGATGAAGTGGCCCGGTGCGAGGCAGGGGAGGACGTCTGGTTCTCGGATTGGGGCTATAGCGAGCCGGGAAAAATCCATGCGCGGCTCACCTATAATCCGTATTTCGAATGGCAATCGGGGGTGATTCGCGGTGTTCTGGAACGAGCAGAGCGGGGCGGATGA
- a CDS encoding LysR family transcriptional regulator, translating into MELVWLEDFSALAEYGSFVRAAQARHVTQPAFSRRVRSLENWMGVDLFVRTPQGATLTEAGRQILPSAQEAARRLYRMRTEAQEVAGMTAKTLQFAATHSLSFTFFPRWLRNSENGAPIDAVRLHSDSMAVCEQMLIHGQVQFLLCHRHPDVPPLLESNQFIAKKVGEDILIPLASASANVGTSPATLPYLAYTDESGLGRIVAHRLHGKEDYLHLKPLFSSHLAAVLMSMALESKGVAWLPKSLTEQEMADGRLVRALDESWDIPLEIHLTRPTAPISPGAEEFWGRLKG; encoded by the coding sequence TTGGAACTCGTCTGGCTAGAAGATTTTTCAGCGCTTGCGGAGTACGGCAGCTTCGTCCGTGCCGCGCAAGCGCGCCACGTTACCCAGCCAGCATTCAGTCGCCGCGTCCGTTCGCTGGAAAACTGGATGGGTGTGGATCTGTTTGTCCGCACGCCCCAGGGCGCGACCTTGACCGAAGCCGGGCGGCAGATTCTGCCCAGCGCCCAGGAGGCTGCGAGGCGCCTGTACAGGATGCGTACCGAGGCGCAGGAAGTCGCCGGCATGACCGCCAAGACGCTGCAATTTGCCGCGACGCATTCGCTGTCGTTCACCTTTTTCCCGAGATGGTTGAGAAACTCCGAGAATGGTGCGCCGATAGACGCCGTGCGCCTGCATTCGGACAGCATGGCGGTGTGTGAACAGATGCTGATCCACGGCCAGGTGCAATTCCTGCTCTGCCATCGGCACCCCGACGTACCGCCGTTGCTGGAGTCGAATCAGTTCATCGCAAAGAAAGTCGGAGAGGACATCCTTATCCCCTTGGCGAGTGCCTCGGCCAACGTCGGCACGTCACCTGCGACGTTGCCCTATCTGGCCTATACCGACGAATCGGGTCTCGGGCGTATCGTCGCCCACCGGCTCCATGGCAAGGAAGACTACCTTCACCTCAAGCCGCTTTTCAGCAGCCACCTGGCCGCGGTGCTGATGTCCATGGCGCTGGAAAGCAAAGGCGTCGCGTGGCTGCCCAAAAGCCTGACGGAACAGGAAATGGCCGATGGACGCCTGGTCAGGGCCCTTGATGAAAGCTGGGACATCCCCTTGGAGATCCACCTCACGCGTCCAACCGCGCCGATCAGCCCGGGGGCTGAAGAGTTCTGGGGCAGGCTCAAGGGTTGA
- a CDS encoding mandelate racemase/muconate lactonizing enzyme family protein, with the protein MRIVDIREKTVSIASPIANAYIDFSKMTCSVVAVVTDVIRDGKPVIGYGFNSNGRYGQGALMRDRFLARITEADSDTLIDKDNDNLDPFAIWKTLMTNEKPGGHGERSVAVGTIDMAVWDAVAKIEGKPLYRLLADRYRDGVADDKVWVYAAGGYYYPGKDQSKLKAEMQSYLDRGYDVVKMKIGAVPLDEDIRRIEAVLEVVGDGRRLAVDANGRFDLETGIAYAEAIKKYNLFWYEEVGDPLDYALQAELANHYELPMATGENLFSHQDARNLLRHGGMRSDRDYLQFDCALSYGLVEYMRTLKVMEEMGWSSRRVVPHGGHQMSLNIAAGLHLGGNESYPDVFQPFGGFADGIRVENSYVGLPDIPGVGFEAKSALYAVMRELGEG; encoded by the coding sequence ATGCGTATCGTCGACATCCGCGAAAAAACCGTATCCATCGCTTCTCCCATCGCCAACGCCTATATCGATTTCTCGAAAATGACCTGCTCGGTCGTGGCGGTTGTCACGGATGTGATTCGCGACGGTAAACCGGTGATCGGTTACGGTTTCAACTCCAACGGTCGCTACGGCCAGGGCGCCCTGATGCGTGATCGCTTCCTGGCACGCATTACGGAAGCAGACTCGGATACCCTCATCGACAAAGACAACGACAACCTGGACCCGTTCGCCATCTGGAAAACCCTGATGACCAACGAAAAACCGGGTGGCCACGGTGAGCGCTCGGTCGCCGTCGGTACGATCGACATGGCGGTATGGGACGCTGTCGCCAAGATCGAGGGCAAGCCGCTGTACCGCCTGCTGGCCGACCGTTACCGCGACGGCGTGGCGGATGACAAGGTCTGGGTCTATGCCGCGGGTGGTTATTACTATCCGGGCAAGGACCAGAGCAAGCTCAAGGCAGAAATGCAAAGCTACCTGGACCGTGGCTACGACGTCGTGAAGATGAAGATCGGCGCGGTGCCGCTGGATGAGGACATCCGTCGTATCGAGGCGGTGCTGGAAGTGGTCGGCGACGGACGTCGATTGGCGGTGGATGCCAACGGCCGCTTCGACCTGGAGACCGGTATCGCGTACGCCGAAGCCATCAAGAAATACAACCTGTTCTGGTACGAAGAAGTGGGCGATCCCTTGGACTACGCGCTTCAGGCGGAGCTTGCCAACCACTATGAGCTACCCATGGCCACCGGAGAAAACCTGTTTTCCCACCAAGACGCGCGCAACCTGCTGCGCCACGGCGGCATGCGCTCCGATCGGGATTATCTGCAGTTCGACTGCGCCTTGTCCTATGGACTCGTTGAGTACATGCGCACCTTGAAAGTGATGGAAGAGATGGGCTGGTCTTCGCGCCGTGTGGTTCCCCATGGCGGCCACCAAATGTCCTTGAACATCGCTGCGGGCTTGCACCTGGGTGGCAACGAATCGTACCCCGATGTATTCCAGCCTTTCGGTGGATTCGCTGACGGGATTCGCGTGGAAAACAGCTACGTCGGCCTGCCGGATATCCCCGGTGTCGGATTCGAAGCCAAATCTGCGTTGTACGCCGTCATGCGCGAATTGGGCGAGGGCTGA
- the dctA gene encoding C4-dicarboxylate transporter DctA, whose product MEISKSRWYSQLYVQVLIGIVIGAAIGYFIPNVGAKLQPFADGFIKLIKMLLAPIIFGTVVVGIAKMGNIKEVGRIGVKALIYFEILSTIALVVGLVVVNVVKPGVGMNINADSLDGSSISKYSQAASEQGGTIEFFLNIIPQTFVGAFSNGVMLQVILLSVLMGIALVQMGETSKPLINTIDLFLQGLFRIVAMVMRLAPIGAGAGMAFTIGKYGIGTLLSLGQLLVALYVTTLTFIVVVLGVVARWSGMPLMQFLRYFKDEILITLGTCSTEAVLPRMMVKLEKLGCKKSVVGMVLPTGYTFNADGTCIYLTMAAIFIAQATNTPLSVMDQMILLGVFLLTSKGSAGVAGAGFVTLAATLTTIHSIPLVGLVLLLGIDRFLNEARAVTNLIGNGIGTIAIAKWDNSFDVQACERELAAMKQEKADRKALLAHK is encoded by the coding sequence GTGGAAATTTCCAAGTCTCGCTGGTACAGCCAGCTGTATGTGCAAGTGCTGATCGGCATCGTGATCGGTGCAGCGATCGGTTACTTCATTCCCAATGTCGGCGCCAAACTACAGCCTTTCGCGGACGGCTTCATCAAGCTTATCAAGATGCTCCTGGCGCCGATTATTTTCGGTACGGTGGTCGTGGGGATCGCCAAGATGGGCAATATCAAGGAAGTGGGGCGGATTGGCGTAAAAGCCTTGATCTACTTCGAGATCCTTTCCACCATCGCACTGGTCGTCGGCCTTGTCGTGGTCAACGTCGTGAAGCCTGGCGTCGGGATGAACATCAATGCCGACTCGCTCGATGGAAGTTCGATCAGCAAGTACAGCCAAGCAGCAAGTGAGCAAGGCGGTACGATCGAATTTTTTCTCAATATCATCCCGCAGACGTTCGTTGGCGCGTTTTCCAATGGCGTCATGCTGCAAGTGATTCTGCTGTCGGTCCTGATGGGTATTGCCCTGGTGCAAATGGGCGAGACCAGCAAGCCGTTGATCAATACCATCGATTTGTTCTTGCAAGGGCTGTTCAGGATTGTCGCAATGGTCATGCGTCTGGCGCCGATTGGCGCAGGTGCGGGCATGGCGTTCACGATCGGCAAGTACGGCATCGGCACGTTGCTATCGCTAGGTCAGTTGCTGGTTGCGCTTTATGTCACGACCCTGACTTTCATCGTGGTCGTCCTCGGCGTCGTTGCCCGTTGGTCAGGAATGCCGCTGATGCAGTTCCTACGCTACTTCAAGGACGAGATTCTCATCACGCTGGGGACCTGCTCGACCGAAGCCGTTCTTCCGCGAATGATGGTCAAGCTTGAAAAGCTTGGCTGCAAAAAGTCCGTCGTGGGCATGGTCTTGCCGACCGGGTACACCTTCAATGCGGATGGCACCTGCATTTACCTGACCATGGCAGCGATCTTTATTGCCCAGGCCACCAATACACCTCTAAGCGTCATGGACCAGATGATCCTGTTGGGTGTGTTCCTGCTGACATCCAAAGGCTCGGCTGGCGTCGCGGGCGCCGGATTCGTCACGCTGGCGGCGACGCTCACCACCATCCATTCCATCCCGCTGGTGGGCCTGGTATTGCTGCTGGGCATCGACCGTTTCCTCAATGAAGCTCGGGCCGTGACCAACCTGATTGGCAATGGGATCGGTACCATCGCCATTGCCAAGTGGGACAACTCATTCGACGTGCAAGCCTGCGAGCGTGAGCTCGCGGCAATGAAGCAGGAAAAGGCCGATAGAAAGGCGCTCCTCGCACACAAGTAG